A genomic region of Desulfuromonas sp. contains the following coding sequences:
- a CDS encoding cytochrome C has product MAIDKRDWIFIVVIIAVFGTFFAISGEEKTVHVPDNEIHAPFPDMVASMGKKETEVFCRECHDTEEMPLSEEHPPPFRCLFCHKFNE; this is encoded by the coding sequence ATGGCTATCGACAAACGTGACTGGATATTTATTGTTGTTATCATCGCTGTATTCGGAACTTTTTTTGCGATCTCCGGTGAAGAAAAAACCGTACACGTGCCGGATAATGAAATCCACGCCCCGTTCCCGGATATGGTCGCAAGCATGGGCAAAAAAGAGACCGAGGTTTTCTGCAGGGAGTGTCACGACACCGAGGAGATGCCGTTGTCAGAAGAGCATCCGCCACCATTCCGCTGTCTCTTCTGTCACAAATTCAACGAATAG
- a CDS encoding 2-hydroxyglutaryl-CoA dehydratase codes for MIGFTTTIPLEIPLAAGRKLVDLNNIFITDEAPQSFIEEAEIAGFPRNICGWIKGIYGVTLRHKIPEIIAVTEGDCSNTQALMEVLSLKGIRTVPFSYPYDRSEDSIRLELEKLCRHFGTTLTDAEAVRQRLNTVRLKVHEIDRLTWEENLVSGGENHYFQVCTSDMNSDVDLFEEEIDQFLEEVRQRQPRREKLRLAYIGVPPIFSDIYSILEELDGRVVFNETQRQFSMPYNTPDLISQYRSYTYPYDIFTRLEDIEKEIAHRRIDGIIHYVQSFCFRQIEYMIVRQKLKLPVLTLEGDRPGVMDARTRIRIEGFLEMIRAQRA; via the coding sequence ATGATTGGCTTTACAACAACGATCCCTCTCGAAATCCCCCTGGCGGCCGGGCGCAAGCTGGTCGACCTCAACAACATATTCATCACCGATGAAGCGCCGCAGAGTTTTATCGAAGAGGCGGAGATCGCCGGCTTCCCACGCAATATCTGTGGCTGGATCAAAGGTATCTACGGGGTGACGCTACGCCACAAGATTCCGGAAATCATTGCGGTGACCGAAGGTGACTGCTCCAACACCCAGGCCCTGATGGAGGTCCTGTCCCTCAAGGGGATCAGGACGGTGCCATTCTCCTACCCCTACGATCGCTCGGAAGATTCGATCCGGCTTGAACTCGAAAAGCTCTGCCGCCATTTCGGTACGACCCTGACCGACGCCGAAGCAGTCCGGCAAAGGCTTAACACCGTACGGCTCAAGGTTCATGAAATCGACCGGCTGACCTGGGAAGAGAACCTGGTCAGCGGCGGCGAAAACCACTATTTCCAGGTCTGCACTTCCGATATGAACAGCGACGTCGATCTCTTTGAAGAGGAGATCGACCAGTTCCTCGAGGAGGTTCGACAGCGCCAGCCGCGCCGGGAAAAGCTCCGCCTCGCCTACATCGGTGTTCCGCCCATATTTTCCGACATCTATTCGATCCTCGAAGAGCTTGACGGCCGGGTTGTGTTCAATGAAACCCAACGTCAGTTTTCAATGCCGTACAATACGCCGGACCTGATTTCGCAATACCGTTCGTATACCTATCCCTACGACATCTTCACCCGCCTCGAGGATATCGAGAAAGAGATCGCACATCGCCGGATTGACGGCATTATCCACTACGTACAGTCGTTCTGCTTCCGCCAGATCGAGTATATGATTGTCCGTCAGAAACTGAAGCTTCCGGTCTTGACCCTTGAAGGCGACCGCCCCGGGGTGATGGATGCCAGAACCCGAATCCGGATCGAGGGATTTCTCGAAATGATCAGAGCGCAGCGGGCATGA
- a CDS encoding histidine kinase, whose protein sequence is MIVNSLISRVIILSIMLLSTGIGIFSLFHIHREEAHLVDVTRESARLLLSTVEKSIYTSMSIGNSEDVQAILEQVGQSNVFAHLRIFHPDGIILKSSHPEEIGTRVNSNDLELFKEEKEFAVFQVGDEGVLGMVKPIESDQRCFFCHGEGRKVIGVLNLNFSLNETMHRIQETSQYFLLSTIAIIALLSLGITYILIRFVKRPIRMMVQKMSRVEAGDLTVRMDADSRDEIGVLMRSFNSMVQNLGKARGELEQYHYRQMERADRLASVGEMASGIAHEIRNPLAGISGAITVLSDDFSEDDSRRQIVQEVLEQIKRLDKTVNDLLYFGRPGKPELAYADINNLVKTTLFFISQHPEAKNIHRIKELTRDLPAVWIDEKQIQQVLFNVILNAIQAMKEGGTLIIETDATEQAGKSYVRVRVIDTGPGIPAEELERIFVPFHTTKTQGTGLGLPICRQLLEQHGGEIEIESRSDDGTTVTILLPISLGEQKDMTREVQGA, encoded by the coding sequence ATGATTGTTAACAGCCTGATCAGTCGTGTCATTATTCTCAGCATTATGCTGCTGTCAACCGGCATCGGCATTTTTTCGCTTTTTCATATCCATCGCGAGGAAGCCCATCTGGTCGATGTGACCCGCGAAAGTGCCAGGCTGCTGCTGTCGACCGTTGAGAAATCGATCTACACCTCGATGAGTATCGGCAACAGCGAGGACGTACAGGCCATCCTTGAACAGGTTGGCCAGTCGAATGTCTTTGCCCACCTGCGCATCTTTCACCCGGACGGAATTATTCTTAAATCGAGTCATCCGGAGGAGATCGGAACCCGGGTCAACAGCAACGATCTCGAGCTGTTCAAGGAAGAAAAGGAATTCGCGGTCTTTCAGGTCGGCGATGAAGGCGTTCTCGGCATGGTCAAGCCGATTGAGTCCGATCAGCGCTGTTTTTTTTGTCACGGCGAGGGGCGCAAGGTCATCGGGGTCCTGAATCTCAACTTTTCGCTGAATGAAACCATGCACCGGATTCAGGAGACGTCGCAGTACTTTCTGCTTTCGACGATTGCCATCATCGCTCTACTGTCGTTGGGAATCACCTATATCCTGATCCGTTTCGTCAAGCGCCCGATCCGGATGATGGTGCAAAAGATGTCGCGGGTTGAAGCGGGCGACCTGACGGTCCGGATGGATGCCGACAGCAGAGACGAGATCGGGGTTCTGATGCGCAGCTTTAACTCAATGGTGCAGAACCTCGGCAAGGCGAGGGGTGAACTGGAGCAATATCATTATCGCCAGATGGAACGCGCCGATCGCCTCGCTTCGGTCGGCGAGATGGCGTCCGGAATTGCCCATGAGATCAGGAACCCCCTGGCCGGGATCAGCGGAGCGATTACCGTTCTGTCCGATGACTTCAGCGAAGATGATTCGCGCCGGCAGATCGTTCAGGAAGTGCTCGAACAGATCAAGCGTCTCGACAAAACAGTCAATGACCTTCTTTATTTTGGCCGACCCGGAAAACCCGAGCTCGCCTATGCCGATATCAACAACCTGGTGAAAACAACGCTCTTCTTTATATCCCAGCATCCCGAAGCGAAAAACATTCATCGCATCAAGGAATTGACCCGCGACCTGCCGGCCGTCTGGATTGATGAAAAGCAGATACAGCAGGTGCTGTTTAATGTTATCCTGAATGCGATTCAGGCGATGAAAGAGGGCGGGACCCTGATCATTGAAACCGACGCGACCGAGCAGGCTGGCAAGAGTTATGTCCGGGTCCGGGTGATCGACACCGGACCGGGGATTCCGGCGGAAGAGCTCGAAAGAATATTTGTGCCGTTCCATACGACCAAAACCCAGGGGACCGGCCTCGGCTTGCCAATCTGCCGGCAGCTGCTGGAGCAGCACGGCGGTGAAATTGAAATCGAGAGCCGGTCCGACGACGGCACGACCGTAACGATTCTGTTGCCGATCTCACTGGGTGAACAGAAAGATATGACAAGAGAGGTTCAAGGTGCGTAA
- a CDS encoding DNA-binding response regulator: protein MRKTRILVVDDEHLIRWSLEQNLTKQGYEVTQAGSGEDALKLVREDAPDLVLLDIQLPGINGLEVLEQIKEIDSEIIVIMVTALGVVETAVKAMRMGAYDYVNKPFNLDELAIVIKKALETGELIKEVTHLRSEQSKKYGVDNIIGRSRHMANVLTMVEKIAKSDAGTILIQGESGTGKELIAKAVHYESARAEKPFMAINCAAVPETLLESELLGHEKGAFTYAKSQKKGLFETADGGTLFLDEIGDMEMGMQAKLLRVLEERTFRRVGGTKEIPVDVRIVSATNQDLLNLIEEKRFRKDLYYRIQVIPIYLPPLRERPDDILVLAEHFIESYNKEFGKSVNGISKMAAKFLTEYDWPGNVRELKNVIERAVILESEETLLLEHLPQEIVAKTSGPTAGPLSFRLPAEGLDIEDIERELIRQALEIAEGNQSKAARKLNLGIDAFRYRMKKFDFL from the coding sequence GTGCGTAAAACAAGAATTCTGGTTGTTGATGATGAACACCTGATCCGCTGGTCGCTGGAGCAGAACCTGACCAAGCAGGGCTATGAAGTCACCCAGGCTGGATCCGGAGAAGATGCTCTCAAGCTGGTCCGGGAAGATGCTCCCGACCTGGTCCTGCTCGACATTCAGCTTCCCGGCATCAATGGCCTCGAAGTGCTCGAGCAGATCAAGGAGATTGACAGCGAGATTATCGTCATCATGGTCACCGCCCTCGGTGTTGTCGAAACGGCGGTCAAGGCGATGCGGATGGGAGCTTATGACTATGTCAACAAGCCGTTCAACCTCGATGAGCTCGCCATCGTCATCAAAAAAGCGCTCGAAACCGGCGAGTTGATCAAGGAGGTCACGCATCTCCGCTCCGAGCAGAGCAAAAAGTACGGTGTCGACAATATTATCGGCCGCAGCCGGCACATGGCCAATGTGCTGACCATGGTCGAGAAGATCGCCAAAAGTGATGCCGGAACGATCCTGATCCAGGGGGAGAGCGGAACCGGCAAGGAATTGATCGCCAAGGCCGTCCATTATGAAAGTGCCCGCGCCGAAAAGCCGTTTATGGCGATCAATTGTGCGGCGGTTCCGGAAACCCTGCTCGAAAGCGAATTGCTCGGCCACGAAAAAGGCGCCTTCACCTACGCCAAGTCGCAGAAAAAAGGTCTTTTTGAGACCGCCGACGGCGGCACCCTGTTCCTCGATGAAATCGGCGATATGGAGATGGGGATGCAGGCCAAGCTGCTGCGCGTCCTCGAAGAGAGAACCTTCCGCCGGGTCGGCGGCACCAAGGAGATCCCGGTCGATGTCCGGATCGTCTCGGCAACCAATCAGGATCTGCTCAACCTGATCGAAGAGAAACGCTTCCGCAAGGATCTTTATTACCGGATTCAGGTGATTCCGATCTACCTGCCGCCGCTGCGCGAGCGGCCCGACGATATCCTCGTTCTGGCCGAGCATTTTATCGAAAGCTACAACAAGGAATTCGGCAAGTCGGTCAACGGCATTTCGAAGATGGCCGCCAAGTTCCTGACCGAATATGACTGGCCCGGCAATGTGCGCGAGCTGAAAAATGTGATCGAGCGGGCAGTTATCCTCGAGAGCGAAGAGACCCTGCTGCTCGAGCATCTGCCGCAGGAGATTGTTGCCAAGACCAGTGGCCCGACCGCCGGACCGCTCTCGTTCCGATTGCCGGCCGAAGGTCTCGATATCGAGGATATCGAACGCGAGCTGATCCGCCAGGCTCTCGAGATTGCCGAAGGGAACCAGTCAAAAGCGGCGCGTAAACTCAACCTCGGAATTGATGCCTTCCGCTATCGCATGAAGAAATTTGATTTTCTCTGA
- a CDS encoding glutamate racemase, which yields MGEGKAIGIFDSGVGGLTVLKEIAARLPDEDLIYLGDTARVPYGTKSPETVQRYAIEAARFLVDRGVRMLVVACNTASAVALDLLKETFDLPVVGVIEPGAARAVALSGGRRIGVIGTEGTVKSGAYTRAIHSLDQTLNVVSVACPLFVPLAEEGWAGHEIAALAAREYLAPIREEIDTLVLGCTHYPLLKETLSAVLGENVQLVDSAEETAIIVAEYSQNRPPQNRPRRISFFVTDVPTRFERVGRAFLGAELDDVRQVTLKESPAGSL from the coding sequence ATGGGCGAAGGAAAGGCAATAGGGATATTCGACTCGGGAGTCGGCGGGTTGACCGTGTTGAAGGAAATAGCGGCCCGGCTTCCGGATGAAGATCTGATCTACCTCGGCGATACGGCCCGGGTTCCTTATGGCACCAAAAGTCCGGAAACCGTGCAGCGATATGCAATCGAAGCGGCCCGCTTTCTTGTTGATCGCGGGGTCCGGATGCTGGTCGTTGCCTGCAACACCGCCTCTGCCGTAGCGCTTGATCTGCTCAAGGAAACTTTTGACCTGCCGGTTGTCGGGGTGATTGAACCGGGAGCGGCCCGCGCCGTAGCCCTTTCCGGTGGTCGTCGCATTGGCGTCATCGGAACCGAGGGGACGGTGAAAAGTGGGGCCTATACCCGGGCTATCCACAGCCTTGATCAGACCCTCAACGTTGTTTCCGTGGCCTGCCCGCTATTTGTCCCGTTAGCCGAGGAGGGTTGGGCCGGGCACGAAATTGCGGCATTGGCCGCCCGGGAGTATCTGGCGCCGATCCGTGAAGAGATCGATACCCTGGTGCTCGGCTGTACCCATTACCCTCTGCTCAAGGAGACCCTGAGCGCCGTTCTCGGCGAGAATGTGCAACTGGTCGACTCGGCCGAGGAGACAGCGATAATCGTTGCGGAGTATTCACAGAACCGGCCGCCGCAGAACCGGCCGCGGCGGATCAGTTTTTTCGTTACCGATGTACCGACCCGGTTTGAGCGGGTCGGCCGGGCTTTTCTCGGTGCGGAGCTTGATGACGTCAGGCAGGTAACACTCAAGGAGTCACCGGCGGGGTCATTATGA
- a CDS encoding 2-hydroxyglutaryl-CoA dehydratase — protein sequence MNGFGIDLGSRQAKFAAIENEELLWLKDFPTIPFYRQFGSVTDGTLQLDFAAMGISGEIRLDETPVIVTGYGRNTLALADATIVPEIQAHIAGARWQTGLEDFTLLDLCGQDSKVARLENGILTDFVMNDKCAASSGRYLENMATVLEVSLEELSQHRANPVPLDATCGIFGESELIGKIIEGNSVESLCAGVNQTLIKRVMPMLHRFPRDTIVLTGGVAKNAAFRQMLQDAASADIVVPEHPQHNGAIGCALLAAKKRN from the coding sequence ATGAACGGTTTCGGCATCGATCTCGGCAGCCGCCAGGCCAAATTCGCGGCCATCGAAAATGAGGAATTGCTCTGGCTAAAGGATTTTCCGACCATCCCCTTTTACCGCCAATTCGGTTCAGTAACCGACGGCACCCTGCAGCTCGACTTCGCAGCAATGGGGATTTCCGGGGAGATCCGGCTCGACGAAACGCCGGTTATTGTCACCGGGTATGGCCGCAACACCCTTGCTCTTGCCGATGCCACGATCGTCCCCGAGATCCAGGCCCACATCGCCGGCGCCCGCTGGCAAACCGGTCTCGAGGATTTCACCCTGCTCGATCTCTGCGGCCAGGACTCGAAAGTCGCCCGCCTAGAAAACGGGATCCTCACCGATTTCGTGATGAACGATAAATGTGCCGCCTCCTCCGGACGCTACCTGGAAAACATGGCCACGGTTCTCGAAGTGAGCCTTGAGGAGCTGTCTCAACATCGCGCCAACCCGGTGCCGCTTGATGCGACCTGCGGCATCTTCGGAGAGAGCGAATTGATTGGCAAAATCATCGAGGGGAATTCGGTTGAAAGTCTCTGTGCCGGCGTCAACCAGACCCTGATCAAGCGGGTCATGCCGATGCTGCACCGCTTCCCGCGCGATACAATCGTGTTGACCGGCGGCGTTGCAAAAAACGCCGCTTTCAGGCAGATGTTGCAAGATGCAGCGAGTGCTGATATTGTCGTTCCAGAGCACCCTCAGCATAACGGCGCTATCGGCTGCGCCCTGCTGGCAGCAAAAAAGCGGAACTGA
- a CDS encoding 5-methyltetrahydrofolate--homocysteine methyltransferase, translated as MSEVLGKLQEKILVLDGAMGTMLQARGLKAGGCPEEMNLEAPDVVAGIHREYVEAGSDIVLTNTFGGSRSKLAHYGLEQKVDEINARAVENARRAVGPDRLVAASIGPTGRFVEPVGDAPFDEMIDIFGQQVRAFADAGADLIALETFLDIREIKAAAIACREFSNLPILAMMTFDDGGRTVLGTPPEAAAVTLDPLVDVLGSNCGLGIDGMTAILEKMRSVTSRPLVVQANAGLPVLVDGETVFPGTPEEMVAYHDRLIELGVRIVGGCCGTTPKHIAAIKEALASRDNSWTAPQHRCFLSSRTAVLPVGHGAPCSIIGERINPTGKKSYSAELLEGKTAYIRREAQSQVEAGAHLLDINCGAPGVDEPAALERAVYAVSGVAAAPLVLDSSDPAALEAGLKAADGKVLINSVSAEEKSLKAILPLAQKYGAAVIGLALDEAGIPETAAGRVEIARKILERVEAAGLRRQDLIIDCLTLTVSAEQKRALETLKSLRLVRDELDLTTVLGVSNISFGLPTRPILSSAFFAMALEAGLGAAIVNPLEERMMDAYRAAMVLLNTDQRAEQYIACYGGVAAAPAVAAEKVATASIRERLATAIIKGDEEGIVGLVETALGEGLSPLEVSNEGLLPGLEEVGRRFGKNQVFLPQVMLSAETMQQAFTRLKQEMKGQQRASLGKILMATVEGDIHDIGKNIVCTLLENHGFEVFDLGKNVPAQKIIDKALELKVDAVGLSALMTTTLQQMENTIAALRSAGIKVITLVGGAVVTPEYAERIGADAYAEDALEAVEKVKEIFRQKA; from the coding sequence ATGTCTGAAGTTTTAGGGAAATTGCAGGAAAAGATTCTCGTTCTCGACGGAGCGATGGGAACCATGCTGCAGGCTCGCGGTCTCAAGGCGGGGGGATGCCCGGAAGAGATGAACCTCGAAGCGCCCGATGTCGTCGCCGGAATTCACCGGGAATACGTCGAGGCCGGTTCCGATATCGTTCTGACCAATACCTTCGGTGGCAGCCGATCGAAGCTTGCTCATTACGGTCTTGAACAGAAGGTCGATGAGATCAATGCCCGGGCAGTTGAAAATGCCCGTCGGGCGGTTGGCCCGGATCGGCTGGTTGCCGCCTCGATCGGTCCGACCGGTCGATTTGTCGAGCCGGTCGGTGACGCCCCGTTCGACGAGATGATTGATATTTTCGGACAGCAGGTCCGGGCTTTTGCAGATGCCGGGGCCGACCTCATCGCTCTCGAAACGTTCCTCGATATCCGTGAGATCAAGGCCGCCGCCATCGCCTGCCGTGAATTTTCGAATTTGCCGATCCTGGCGATGATGACCTTTGACGATGGCGGCCGAACCGTCCTCGGGACACCGCCCGAGGCCGCTGCCGTCACTCTCGATCCCCTCGTTGATGTCCTCGGGTCCAACTGTGGACTCGGGATCGACGGCATGACCGCCATTCTTGAGAAAATGCGTTCGGTCACATCGCGGCCCCTGGTTGTCCAGGCCAATGCCGGTCTGCCGGTTCTGGTTGACGGCGAAACCGTTTTCCCGGGAACGCCCGAAGAAATGGTGGCGTATCATGACCGCCTGATCGAGCTCGGCGTCCGGATCGTCGGCGGCTGCTGCGGAACAACGCCGAAGCATATTGCCGCGATCAAGGAAGCCCTCGCAAGCCGCGACAACAGCTGGACGGCGCCGCAACACCGCTGTTTCCTCTCAAGCCGGACGGCGGTCCTTCCGGTCGGTCATGGCGCGCCCTGTTCGATCATCGGCGAGCGCATCAATCCGACCGGGAAAAAGAGCTACAGCGCCGAACTGCTCGAAGGAAAGACCGCTTATATCAGGCGGGAAGCCCAGTCCCAGGTTGAGGCCGGAGCCCATCTCCTCGATATCAACTGCGGAGCTCCGGGGGTCGATGAACCGGCCGCCCTCGAGCGGGCTGTCTATGCCGTGTCCGGGGTTGCGGCGGCGCCCCTGGTCCTCGATTCGTCCGATCCGGCGGCGCTGGAGGCTGGATTGAAGGCCGCTGACGGCAAGGTGTTGATCAATTCGGTCTCCGCTGAAGAAAAAAGCCTCAAGGCGATTCTTCCGCTGGCGCAGAAGTACGGGGCCGCCGTCATCGGCCTGGCTCTCGATGAAGCCGGCATCCCCGAGACGGCCGCCGGCCGGGTCGAAATTGCCCGTAAAATTCTTGAACGGGTTGAAGCTGCCGGCTTGCGTCGGCAGGATCTGATCATCGATTGCCTGACGCTGACTGTTTCGGCCGAGCAGAAACGGGCCCTTGAGACGCTGAAGTCACTTCGTCTGGTCCGCGACGAACTCGACCTGACCACCGTACTCGGGGTCAGTAATATCTCGTTCGGTCTGCCGACCCGCCCCATCCTCTCTTCCGCCTTTTTTGCCATGGCCCTGGAAGCCGGGCTCGGCGCGGCCATCGTTAATCCACTCGAAGAGAGAATGATGGATGCTTACCGGGCGGCGATGGTTCTGCTCAACACCGATCAGCGTGCTGAACAGTATATTGCCTGTTATGGTGGCGTTGCCGCTGCTCCGGCCGTTGCAGCGGAAAAGGTCGCCACTGCTTCGATTCGCGAGAGGTTGGCGACAGCGATTATTAAAGGCGACGAGGAAGGGATCGTCGGCCTGGTCGAGACCGCTCTCGGCGAAGGGTTGTCACCGCTTGAAGTCAGTAATGAGGGTCTGCTTCCCGGCCTTGAAGAGGTCGGCCGCCGCTTCGGTAAAAACCAGGTCTTTCTGCCGCAGGTCATGCTTTCGGCCGAAACAATGCAACAGGCTTTCACCCGGTTGAAGCAGGAGATGAAGGGTCAGCAGCGGGCCTCTCTCGGCAAAATCCTGATGGCGACGGTCGAGGGCGATATCCATGATATTGGCAAGAATATTGTTTGCACCCTGCTCGAAAACCACGGTTTCGAAGTGTTTGATCTCGGTAAGAATGTGCCGGCACAAAAGATCATCGACAAGGCCCTTGAGCTCAAGGTTGATGCGGTCGGGCTGTCGGCCCTGATGACCACGACTCTGCAGCAGATGGAGAATACGATTGCCGCGCTCAGGTCGGCCGGCATCAAGGTCATAACCCTGGTCGGCGGTGCCGTGGTTACACCGGAGTACGCCGAACGCATTGGCGCCGATGCCTACGCTGAAGATGCACTCGAAGCGGTCGAAAAGGTCAAGGAGATATTCCGCCAAAAGGCGTAA
- a CDS encoding cobalamin biosynthesis protein CbiM, with protein sequence LLMQPIHLAIGLVEGLATATVIIFLATARPDILDGVEVAAAQQVRSLRGVVMALLAVTILVGGFFAWFASSQPDGLEWALEKAGFESNTELSETHHSLQQIQEKTAILPEYDLPEGSGTNRGTSLSGLIGSGLTMVVAGGVILLLRRRRKESG encoded by the coding sequence CCTGTTGATGCAGCCGATTCATCTGGCGATCGGACTGGTCGAGGGGCTGGCGACGGCAACCGTTATTATTTTTCTGGCGACGGCGCGTCCCGATATCCTCGATGGCGTTGAGGTAGCAGCGGCTCAACAGGTCCGTTCTCTCAGGGGGGTTGTTATGGCATTGCTGGCCGTGACCATTCTGGTCGGCGGTTTCTTTGCCTGGTTTGCTTCGAGCCAACCGGACGGCCTCGAGTGGGCCCTGGAAAAAGCCGGTTTCGAATCGAACACCGAGCTTTCCGAAACACACCATTCTCTGCAGCAGATTCAGGAGAAAACAGCAATTTTGCCCGAATACGATCTGCCGGAAGGGTCCGGCACCAACCGCGGCACCAGCTTGTCCGGATTGATCGGCAGTGGATTGACCATGGTCGTCGCCGGTGGAGTGATCCTTTTGCTCCGGCGCCGGCGAAAAGAGTCCGGTTAA